Proteins from a single region of Centropristis striata isolate RG_2023a ecotype Rhode Island chromosome 9, C.striata_1.0, whole genome shotgun sequence:
- the dnttip2 gene encoding deoxynucleotidyltransferase terminal-interacting protein 2, whose product MVATRRGVRVYSPTKTASDQPSDVQATPSTGRRTRSTVKQAESPTQNVLADTSSQLEKSEAGPPTSPPPSSLKRCTRASRLHSPEHPCTPVGSIHEADQSDMESCCSVVSDVEPLTTRTRRTRRQLRTSSQEDEDVISEVESCSSAVSASKTSQSSRRSTRRKIVPKSPEPAHVEAGDIVVLETESCSSVVSESQRITRSQRRTTHTRSSAKPQTEDSELSDADSISAAEVSKSTTRRTTRPRRQTCPIPIHLDEASESSQSPGPRARRSRAAKEKPATAPDVSEPQSCESEGFESGPTYSIMTRRRGKTPSKGPRALDSDSELTDVPSPMGSPSSTHSRGTPCSSRAGSGSSSRGTRATRSSVKDCSVILEKASEPAEEDTSLNDSRLDSTVIAADADCTLLEEDENQTVEEKEGVKSIDVTSNEADSMSVEKGVIVIPEEDSPLVSDGPGCAEEAVSEPAVTVRHQQEEPCAEHKDGDTSEMEMIQETIPPSEPLEPGPSVTVTECERASETPEETEEKDEAMEVADVDAHSQQGDEAAAVETGPSEEQKMEVSTLQRDVQQVVDSSEVQVESIQVTSSQQQHITVDSDPEEQPKDVIVQKTKIISLLDSSEDEDAEEEEEEEEEEKEEEVEQDSGYQAEERAGPSQKCEAAAASVDGLFMIDTRPGLEADEQYYKEKPTEEEERVSKQEGAEQQEEEEDEEFVDEEGDDEDDEDAEILFSSRNPQLKELSSRIDPGIRVKELGGLYINFDGSKSKPVSSSLQKLKEKRIQDEVMKKSVMGPDFEKKDAVPPYTESKQAVKLKHRMEREKSTGGGWFNMKAPEISQELKGDLQVLKMRGSMDSKRFYKKNDRDGFPKYFQVGTVVDNAVDFYHSRIPKKDRKRTMAEELLADAEFRQNNKKKYQNIVMEKAAQGAGKRNKKKNKFHKK is encoded by the exons GCCACTCCTTCCACTGGTCGAAGAACCAGGAGCACTGTTAAACAAGCAGAGAGCCCGACCCAGAATGTCCTGGCGGACACCAGCAGCCAGCTGGAAAAAAGCGAGGCAGGACCCCCGacatctcctcctccctcctcgcTGAAAAGATGCACCAGAGCCTCCAGACTCCACAGTCCAGAGCATCCATGCACACCTGTGGGATCCATCCACGAAGCGGACCAGTCGGACATGGAGTCGTGCTGCTCTGTGGTGTCGGACGTCGAACCACTAACGACACGCACCAGACGGACGAGGAGACAGCTCCGCACATCGAGTCAGGAAGATGAAGATGTGATATCTGAAGTGGAATCTTGCTCTTCTGCTGTATCTGCATCAAAAACTAGTCAAAGTAGCCGACGGAGCACAAGGAGGAAGATTGTTCCTAAAAGCCCTGAACCAGCTCACGTTGAGGCGGGAGACATCGTGGTGCTGGAGAccgagtcctgcagctctgtggtcTCCGAATCCCAAAGAATCACCAGGAGTCAGAGAAGAACTACTCACACCAGATCATCTGCCAAACCACAAACTGAGGACTCGGAGCTCTCGGATGCTGATAGCATCTCAGCAGCTGAAGTTTCTAAGTCCACCACTCGCAGAACTACAAGACCCAGAAGACAAACATGTCCCATCCCCATCCACCTAGACGAAGCCTCGGAAAGCTCTCAATCTCCTGGCCCGAGAGCTCGAAGGAGCCGCGCAGCAAAAGAGAAGCCAGCAACCGCTCCAGATGTCAGTGAGCCTCAGTCTTGTGAATCAGAGGGGTTTGAGTCCGGGCCCACGTACAGTATAATGACTCGTAGACGGGGAAAGACCCCATCCAAAGGTCCTAGAGCTCTTGACTCAGATTCCGAGTTGACTGACGTGCCTTCTCCGATGGGCAGCCCCTCTTCCACACACAGCAGAGGGACTCCCTGCAGCAGCCGCGCCGGCTCGGGGAGCAGCAGTCGAGGAACTCGGGCCACCAGGAGCTCAGTGAAAGACTGTAGTGTTATTCTTGAAAAAGCTAGTGAGCCAGCTGAGGAGGACACTTCTTTAAATGATTCTAGGTTAGATAGTACGGTGATCGCTGCGGACGCAGACTGCACACTGTTGGAGGAAGATGAGAACCAAACAGTGGAAGAGAAAGAAGGTGTGAAAAGTATCGATGTCACATCAAATGAGGCCGACTCGATGAGTGTGGAAAAGGGAGTCATTGTCATTCCAGAAGAAGACTCTCCTCTGGTTTCAGACGGTCCTGGCTGTGCTGAGGAAGCTGTGAGTGAACCTGCAGTGACTGTCAGACACCAGCAGGAGGAGCCATGTGCTGAACATAAGGACGGGGACACCTCAGAGATGGAAATGATACAGGAAACAATCCCACCATCCGAGCCGTTAGAGCCAGGACCatcagttacagttacagaatGTGAGAGGGCTTCTGAAACCCCAGAGGAGACTGAAGAGAAGGATGAAGCTATGGAAGTAGCTGACGTGGACGCCCACTCACAACAGGGAGATGAGGCTGCTGCTGTGGAAACTGGGCCCAGTGAGGAGCAGAAAATGGAAGTCAGCACATTGCAAAGAGACGTTCAGCAGGTGGTTGACTCCAGTGAGGTCCAAGTTGAGTCCATTCAGGTGACatccagccagcagcagcacatcacAGTGGATTCTGACCCCGAAGAGCAACCTAAAGACGTCATTGTGCAGAAGACAAAAATAATCAGTCTGCTGGACAGCAGCGAGGATGAAGAtgctgaagaggaggaggaagaggaggaggaggagaaggaggaggaggtagagcAAGATTCGGGGTACCAGGCAGAGGAGAGGGCGGGACCTTCCCAGAAGTGTGAAGCTGCGGCTGCATCAGTTGATGGGCTGTTTATGATTGACACGCGGCCCGGACTGGAGGCAGATGAACAATACTACAAAGAGAAGccaacagaggaggaggagagggtctCAAAGCAGGAGGGGgctgagcagcaggaggaagaggaggacgaggagttTGTGGATGAGGAAGgggatgatgaagatgatgaagatgcaGAAATCCTCTTCTCCAGTAGAAATCCTCAATT GAAAGAGTTGTCCAGCCGTATTGACCCTGGCATCAGAGTGAAGGAGCTCGGGGGTTTATACATCAATTTTGATGGCAGCAAATCAAAACCTGTCTCCAGTTCGCTGCAAAAACTAAAGGAAAAGAGGATCCAAGATGAG GTGATGAAGAAGAGTGTGATGGGGCCAGACTTTGAAAAGAAAGATGCGGTGCCTCCGTACACTGAATCCAAACAAGCCGTAAAGTTGAAACACAGA ATGGAGAGGGAGAAATCAACAGGAGGTGGTTGGTTTAATATGAAAGCCCCTGAGATCTCCCAAGAGCTGAAAGGAGACCTCCAAGTCCTGAAGATGAGAGGCTCCATGGACTCTAAGAGGTTCTACAAGAAGAATGACAGAGATGGCTTCCCCAAATATTTTCAG GTGGGTACGGTGGTAG